Proteins from a genomic interval of Oleidesulfovibrio alaskensis DSM 16109:
- a CDS encoding ATP-binding protein yields MMKHYSIRHRLFIGSIILLFLALIPPFIYVGGLLKDDVLTESRLRARNGLEMAAWLMEEQAPFSDTASMNAWAHRFGQRTGIRITYIENGRVVADSEIAYEQLPTLDSHRNRPEVKAALANGEGMEVRYSTTLGKDLIYMARTITVPDSGLDGVLRIALPASVVNERLAELKEGLAAVFLLAMLASAGLAYLVTRSLVRSIEDLAATAHAIGQGDYARKIRDYPGTELRPLVDAINDMAKNTRRQMQMLTDQKGRLEAILDGITDGVMVLDEEGRIHSVNTALTDMFPQVAGMEGATPLEATMQPDLQKAVDAMLRSDTAHSGQPMPDTGRVCNVELSGGRYMEITLVPFADPAGTRKIVLAFHDVSEREQLEKVRRDFVANVSHELKTPLTSIKGYTEMLIESPPAGREQNSMFLQTILKNANHMIKMVNSLLVLARAQHKREQTAMSAVDAAAVIRQTVREMDPAAHEKNISIETQMPETPLMVTGDRDALCEVFRNLLDNAVKYSPNNSAVTVSARITEGRAAFCIKDSGPGIPEASKERIFERFYRLDRDGDTHKNGSAGLGLAICRRIVKSHGGEIWVESPLDSKTGSGAAFFVTLDTASA; encoded by the coding sequence ATGATGAAACATTACTCCATCCGCCACAGACTGTTTATAGGAAGCATCATACTGTTATTTCTGGCACTTATTCCGCCGTTTATTTATGTCGGCGGGCTGCTGAAAGATGATGTGCTGACCGAATCGCGCCTGCGCGCACGCAACGGACTGGAAATGGCCGCATGGCTGATGGAGGAACAGGCACCGTTTTCTGACACCGCTTCCATGAACGCATGGGCACACCGGTTCGGACAGCGTACGGGTATACGCATCACCTACATCGAAAACGGCCGCGTTGTGGCTGATTCTGAAATTGCCTACGAACAGCTGCCGACGCTGGACAGCCATCGCAACAGGCCGGAAGTGAAAGCAGCTCTGGCCAACGGCGAAGGCATGGAAGTGCGCTACAGCACCACACTGGGCAAAGACCTTATTTATATGGCGCGTACCATCACAGTGCCCGACAGCGGACTGGACGGTGTGCTGCGCATTGCCCTGCCCGCGTCCGTGGTTAACGAGCGTCTGGCCGAGCTCAAAGAAGGTCTGGCTGCAGTGTTTCTGCTGGCCATGCTGGCCAGTGCCGGCCTTGCCTATCTTGTAACCCGGTCTCTGGTGCGTTCCATCGAAGACCTTGCCGCAACAGCCCACGCCATCGGACAGGGTGATTACGCCCGCAAAATCCGCGACTATCCGGGAACGGAACTGCGTCCGCTGGTTGATGCCATCAACGACATGGCAAAAAACACCCGCAGGCAGATGCAGATGCTTACCGACCAGAAAGGACGCCTTGAAGCCATTCTGGACGGCATAACAGACGGAGTGATGGTGCTGGACGAAGAAGGACGCATCCATTCTGTAAACACGGCACTTACCGATATGTTTCCGCAGGTGGCGGGCATGGAAGGGGCCACCCCCCTTGAAGCCACCATGCAGCCGGATCTGCAGAAAGCAGTGGATGCCATGCTGCGCAGCGACACCGCCCACAGCGGCCAGCCTATGCCCGATACCGGACGGGTGTGCAATGTGGAACTTTCCGGCGGGCGGTACATGGAAATAACTCTGGTGCCTTTTGCCGACCCTGCCGGAACAAGAAAAATAGTACTGGCGTTTCATGATGTGAGTGAGCGCGAACAGCTGGAAAAAGTACGTCGGGATTTTGTGGCCAACGTGTCGCATGAGCTGAAAACACCGCTCACCAGCATCAAGGGATACACCGAGATGCTTATCGAATCACCGCCAGCAGGCCGCGAGCAGAACAGCATGTTTCTGCAGACCATCCTTAAAAATGCCAACCACATGATAAAAATGGTCAACAGCCTGCTGGTTCTGGCACGCGCCCAGCACAAACGCGAACAGACAGCCATGTCCGCAGTGGATGCCGCAGCCGTCATCCGCCAGACCGTGCGAGAAATGGACCCTGCAGCGCACGAAAAAAATATCTCCATCGAAACACAGATGCCCGAAACACCACTTATGGTCACAGGAGACAGAGATGCTCTGTGTGAAGTTTTCCGGAACCTGCTGGACAACGCCGTCAAATACAGTCCGAATAATTCTGCAGTGACCGTTTCTGCCCGAATAACCGAAGGCAGAGCAGCCTTCTGCATAAAAGACAGCGGTCCGGGAATTCCCGAAGCCAGCAAGGAAAGAATCTTTGAACGCTTCTACAGGCTAGACAGAGACGGAGATACGCACAAAAACGGTTCCGCCGGTCTTGGACTGGCAATCTGCCGCAGAATAGTGAAAAGCCACGGTGGCGAAATATGGGTGGAAAGTCCTCTGGACAGTAAAACCGGATCCGGCGCCGCCTTCTTTGTCACGCTGGATACGGCATCCGCATAA